In Halorussus limi, a genomic segment contains:
- a CDS encoding C40 family peptidase — protein sequence MTATVRLRRALDKCETERAPDPRTTVFDVTPEETAGAVLLSGTVLTADLRARAVEAVESVADAPVAATDVTVLADEARQRTATAPVAPVRGEPNEDAEQVTQVLYGAAVEAFDADGEWRRVRTPDGYVAWVEDDALGPAVEAFDADAVVSVGAVRGEGVGDRAGGPEPVYAGTECELLGDGATGGSDAHDPGSGKSDSSSADSDARVRVRFPTGAERTLPADAVARTPDEPTREGVVAAARRYLGTEYVWGGTTVEGIDCSGLTRMAYHQNGVSLPRDADLQRRMGEAVARETVAPNELAPADLLFFPGHVALSLGGAEFVHAYGDADEVVVDSLDPDAENYNAALDEDFELATRLL from the coding sequence ATGACCGCGACAGTTCGACTCCGCCGCGCGCTCGACAAGTGCGAGACCGAGCGGGCACCCGACCCCCGCACGACGGTCTTCGACGTGACTCCCGAGGAAACCGCCGGTGCGGTCCTGCTCTCGGGAACCGTCCTGACCGCCGACCTCCGAGCGCGAGCGGTCGAGGCCGTCGAGTCGGTCGCCGACGCTCCGGTCGCGGCGACCGACGTGACCGTCCTCGCCGACGAGGCCCGCCAGCGAACCGCCACCGCGCCGGTCGCGCCGGTCCGCGGGGAACCGAACGAGGACGCCGAGCAGGTGACGCAGGTCCTCTACGGCGCGGCCGTCGAGGCGTTCGACGCCGACGGCGAGTGGCGGCGGGTGCGAACCCCGGACGGCTACGTCGCGTGGGTCGAAGACGACGCGCTCGGCCCGGCCGTCGAGGCGTTCGACGCCGACGCGGTGGTGTCGGTCGGGGCCGTTCGCGGCGAGGGCGTCGGGGACCGCGCCGGCGGCCCCGAACCGGTGTACGCGGGCACCGAGTGCGAACTCCTCGGCGACGGCGCGACCGGAGGTTCGGACGCTCACGACCCCGGGTCCGGGAAGTCGGATTCCTCGTCTGCGGATTCCGACGCGCGAGTCCGGGTCCGGTTCCCGACCGGCGCGGAGCGAACCCTGCCCGCCGACGCGGTGGCCCGGACTCCGGACGAACCCACCCGCGAGGGCGTGGTCGCGGCGGCGCGGCGCTATCTCGGAACCGAGTACGTCTGGGGCGGGACGACCGTCGAGGGCATCGACTGCTCGGGACTGACGCGGATGGCCTACCACCAGAACGGCGTCTCGCTCCCCCGAGACGCCGACCTCCAGCGTCGGATGGGCGAGGCGGTCGCCCGCGAGACGGTCGCGCCCAACGAACTCGCGCCGGCCGACCTGCTCTTTTTCCCCGGCCACGTCGCGCTGAGTCTCGGCGGGGCTGAGTTCGTCCACGCTTACGGCGACGCCGACGAAGTCGTCGTGGACAGTCTCGACCCGGACGCCGAGAACTACAACGCGGCGCTCGACGAGGACTTCGAGTTAGCGACGCGACTGCTCTGA
- a CDS encoding DUF1611 domain-containing protein: MDLRSAFDPPVPTIVLAEGEFGRPGGKTANGVVSHSELFEARAVVDSTHAGRDVDEVLDHPGRSDVPVVASVEEALTVAPEAEALVVGVAPAGGELPEEWKADIRDAIRAGCDVVSGLHVFLGEQDEWRGLADEAGVRLFDVRKPPAEDELRVGDGRVDDLDATVVLTLGTDCAVGKRTTTFELYRAAREAGLDAGWVATGQTGIMVGAHRGVVVDRVPADFTAGAVEDSVCGVAEDHDIVFVEGQAALSHRAYSGVTLSLLHGAWPDAVVLAHDPDRERRTHFERFSVGLPEAEIDLIESLSDAEVAAVSTWGDPADDDFGRPAANVYHEGGPARLLDAVREATDS, translated from the coding sequence ATGGATTTACGGAGTGCGTTCGACCCGCCGGTTCCCACCATCGTCCTCGCGGAGGGCGAGTTCGGCCGACCGGGCGGCAAGACCGCGAACGGCGTCGTCAGCCACAGCGAACTGTTCGAGGCCCGGGCGGTCGTGGACTCGACCCACGCGGGCCGCGACGTGGACGAGGTTCTCGACCACCCCGGACGCTCGGACGTGCCCGTCGTCGCGTCGGTCGAGGAGGCCCTGACGGTCGCACCCGAGGCCGAGGCGCTGGTCGTCGGCGTCGCGCCCGCGGGCGGCGAACTCCCGGAGGAGTGGAAGGCCGACATCCGGGACGCCATCCGGGCGGGGTGCGACGTGGTGTCGGGCCTCCACGTCTTCCTCGGCGAGCAAGACGAGTGGCGGGGACTGGCCGACGAGGCGGGCGTCCGGTTGTTCGACGTGCGGAAACCGCCCGCCGAAGACGAGTTGCGGGTCGGCGACGGCCGGGTGGACGACCTCGACGCGACGGTGGTCCTCACGCTCGGCACCGATTGCGCGGTCGGCAAGCGCACGACTACCTTCGAACTCTATCGGGCGGCCCGAGAGGCGGGACTCGACGCGGGGTGGGTCGCGACGGGCCAGACCGGCATCATGGTCGGCGCTCACCGCGGCGTCGTCGTCGACCGCGTACCCGCCGACTTCACCGCTGGCGCGGTCGAGGACTCCGTCTGCGGAGTCGCCGAGGACCACGACATCGTCTTCGTCGAGGGGCAGGCCGCGCTCTCCCACCGCGCGTACTCGGGCGTCACGCTCTCGCTCCTCCACGGCGCGTGGCCCGACGCGGTGGTGCTGGCTCACGACCCGGACCGCGAGCGCCGGACCCACTTCGAGCGGTTCTCGGTCGGCCTCCCCGAGGCCGAAATCGACCTGATAGAGTCGCTCTCGGACGCGGAGGTCGCGGCGGTCTCGACGTGGGGCGACCCGGCCGACGACGACTTCGGCCGACCCGCGGCGAACGTCTATCACGAGGGCGGCCCGGCGCGACTCTTGGACGCGGTCCGGGAGGCGACCGACTCGTGA
- a CDS encoding dipeptide epimerase — protein sequence MPVAELRVEPLTLALEAPFEIALGTRREARNVLVEVETEDGVVGYGEGSPLPPVTGETQDAAVAVAREAADLLVGRDLAEYRAVCADLRAAFPGANSALFALETAVLDAYARSRGLALSELFGGPPETVETDLTIPIVGSDEARERAASAAGAGFSHLKIKAGDGVSAAVERVAAAREGAPEAALKVDANQGWSSKETLRFLRRLRERGVELALLEQPVHRDDLAGLARVRDRARAPVAADEAVFSPEDALAVVRADAADVINVKLGKSGPVAAGEIAAVADAANLDLMVGCMLESALGIRASAHVVAGLGSFDYVDLDGNRLLAEDVAASEAGPDIEIAGPGHGVVPERDR from the coding sequence ATCCCGGTCGCCGAACTCCGTGTCGAACCGCTGACGCTCGCGCTGGAAGCGCCCTTCGAAATCGCGCTCGGCACGCGCCGCGAGGCCCGGAACGTGCTGGTGGAAGTCGAGACCGAGGACGGCGTCGTCGGTTACGGCGAGGGGTCGCCGCTCCCGCCCGTGACCGGCGAGACGCAGGACGCCGCGGTCGCGGTCGCGCGCGAGGCCGCGGACCTGCTCGTAGGCCGGGACCTCGCGGAGTATCGGGCCGTCTGCGCCGACCTCCGGGCGGCGTTCCCGGGCGCGAACTCGGCGCTGTTCGCGCTCGAAACCGCGGTGCTGGACGCCTACGCGAGGAGTCGCGGACTGGCGCTCTCGGAACTGTTCGGCGGGCCGCCCGAGACCGTCGAGACCGACCTCACGATTCCCATCGTCGGGAGCGACGAGGCCCGCGAGCGCGCCGCGAGCGCCGCGGGAGCGGGCTTCTCGCACCTCAAAATCAAGGCGGGCGACGGGGTGTCGGCCGCGGTCGAGCGCGTCGCCGCCGCCCGTGAGGGCGCTCCCGAGGCGGCGCTCAAGGTGGACGCGAATCAGGGCTGGTCGTCGAAGGAGACGCTCCGATTCCTCCGGAGACTGCGGGAGCGCGGGGTGGAACTCGCGCTGCTGGAACAGCCGGTACACCGCGACGACCTCGCGGGACTGGCCCGGGTCCGGGACCGCGCGAGGGCGCCGGTCGCGGCCGACGAGGCGGTGTTCTCGCCCGAGGACGCGCTGGCGGTCGTCCGGGCCGACGCCGCCGACGTGATAAACGTGAAGTTGGGCAAGTCGGGACCGGTCGCGGCGGGCGAAATCGCGGCCGTCGCGGACGCCGCGAACCTCGACCTCATGGTCGGGTGCATGCTCGAGAGCGCGCTCGGCATCCGCGCGAGCGCCCACGTCGTCGCCGGTCTCGGGTCGTTCGACTACGTGGACCTCGACGGCAACCGACTGCTCGCCGAGGACGTGGCGGCGTCCGAGGCGGGTCCCGATATCGAAATCGCCGGACCGGGCCACGGCGTC